In Roseomonas fluvialis, one genomic interval encodes:
- the rsmA gene encoding 16S rRNA (adenine(1518)-N(6)/adenine(1519)-N(6))-dimethyltransferase RsmA produces MPPDAPDLPSLRETIARHGLDARKALGQHFLLDPAVCARIAGLAGDLSGRHVIEVGPGPGGLTRALLASPAAQVVAVELDRRAVAALAELEAAYPGRLRVIEADALRIDAAALLPAPRRIIANLPYNVASPLLVGWLRGAAAIEGMTLMFQQEVAERICAAPDTPAYGRLAVLAQWRCRCELLLRLPPGAFSPPPKVWSAVVGFTPHAEDPGGALFAAMERTTAAAFGQRRKMLRGALKSLGDAAALLEAAGIDGARRAETLTVAEFDRLARLVAARGAG; encoded by the coding sequence ATGCCACCGGACGCCCCGGACCTGCCCAGCCTGCGCGAGACCATCGCGCGCCATGGGCTCGATGCACGCAAGGCGCTGGGGCAGCATTTCCTGCTCGACCCCGCGGTGTGTGCACGCATCGCCGGGCTGGCGGGGGACCTGTCAGGGCGGCATGTGATCGAGGTCGGCCCGGGGCCGGGCGGCCTGACCCGCGCGCTGCTCGCGAGCCCGGCGGCGCAGGTGGTGGCGGTCGAGCTCGACCGCCGCGCGGTGGCGGCGCTGGCGGAGCTGGAAGCGGCGTATCCCGGCCGCCTGCGCGTGATCGAGGCCGATGCGCTGCGCATCGACGCGGCAGCGCTGCTGCCCGCGCCGCGGCGCATCATCGCGAACCTGCCCTACAACGTGGCCTCGCCGCTGCTGGTCGGCTGGTTGCGCGGCGCTGCCGCGATTGAGGGCATGACCCTGATGTTCCAGCAGGAAGTGGCGGAACGCATCTGTGCCGCCCCGGATACGCCGGCCTATGGGCGGCTGGCCGTGCTGGCGCAGTGGCGCTGCCGCTGCGAGCTGCTGCTGCGCCTGCCGCCGGGTGCTTTCAGCCCGCCGCCCAAGGTGTGGTCGGCGGTGGTGGGCTTCACGCCGCATGCGGAGGACCCCGGCGGCGCGCTGTTCGCGGCCATGGAACGCACCACGGCGGCCGCCTTCGGCCAGCGCCGCAAGATGCTGCGCGGCGCGCTGAAGTCGCTGGGCGATGCGGCGGCGTTGCTGGAAGCCGCCGGCATCGATGGCGCCCGGCGGGCGGAGACGCTGACGGTGGCGGAATTCGATCGGCTCGCGCGGCTGGTCGCCGCGCGCGGCGCGGGATGA